The genome window GCGACGAGGGTGTCGCGGCGCGACTTGAGCTGCGCGAGGCGGTCCTTCATGACCGCGAGGCCGGACTTGAGCTTGTCGACCGTGTCGCGCTGCGAGGCGATGACGGGCTCCGCGTCGCGGACCTCCTGCTCGGCGGCGAGCTGCTTGCCGATCGCGATCTTGGCGAGGTTGTCGAACTTGTCGGCGTTGGCCGCGTCCCCGGCGGCGCGGAACTGGTCGGCGCGCGACGACGCCGCCACGGCCTTCTGGCCCCAGTCGCGGGCCGCGGCGACGTCCTCGTTGTAGTCCTGCTCCGCGAGGCGCAGGTTGCCGATGGACTGCGCGATGGCCTTCTCGGCGTCCGCGATGGAGCCCGTGAAGTCCCGCACGAGCTGGTCGAGCATCTTCTGGGGGTCCTCGGCCTGGTCGATGAGCGCGTTGATGTTCGCGCGCGTCAGCTGCGCGATCCGTCCGAAGATCGACTGCTTCTCGGTCATCGTGTCGTGCCCTCCTGTGGTGCCGACCCGGACCGTCCGCCCGGTGTCACGTGCCGCGCCCGCCGTCGTCGGCGGGCGTGTGTGGTCGTCAGAACCCGCCGCCGCGCCCGCCGCCGCCGAACCCGCCGCCGCCGCCGAACCCGCCCCCGAAGCCGCCGCCGCGCCCGCCGCCGCCGAACCCGCCGCCTCCCCAGCTGCCGCCACCACCGCCCCACCCGCCGCCGCCGCGGCCGCCGCCGCGCAGGATCGAGTCGATGAGGATGCCGCCGAGGATCATGCCGCCCACGTCGGTGCCGCCGCCCTGGCCGCGGTGGTGGTCGTCGTCGTCGTACCGCTGGGCGTGCTCGACGTCGGTGCGGGCGAGCCGCTGCGCCTCGGCGACGAGCTGCTCACCGCGCTGCGCGGTGGCCAGGGCCGCCTCGGGGTCGGTGGTGCGCTGGTCGAGCGCGCGCAGCCGCAGCCGGTCGGCCTCCGCGAGCCGGGTGCGGGCCTGCGGCCCGACGGCGCCGCGGCGGGTGCTGATGTAGTCGGTGGTCGCGCGCACGGCGGAGTCGAGCCGTCCGAGGGTGTCGTCGAGCAGCGCCAGCGCGCGCCGACCGCGCTCCTCGGCGTCGCGTCGGGGTGCGAGCGCGGCGTCGAGCGCGGCCTCGGCGGTCGTGAGCCGGCGCAGCGCGGCGAGCGGGTCGCCCGTGCCGCTGCGTGCGGCCTGCGCGGTCTCGACGGCCGCGCGGGCCTCCTGCGCGTGCGGGGCGACCTGCGGGTCACCCGGCGCCAGACGGGCCGCGTCGGCCAGGTCCGCGGTGATCGACGCGATGCCGGCCTCGAGGCGGGCGCCCGCGGCCGCGAGCTCGCTGTCCGCGGACGCGACCGCGTCGAGCATCGTCGTGGCCTGCGCCAGCGCCTCCTCCGCGGCGCGGGCGAACCCGACGGCACCGCCCTTGTCGCCCTGGGCGGACCGGGCGCGGGCCTGGGTGAGCGCGGCGTCGACGTCGTCGAGCAGCCGGGCGGCCTGGTCCGGGTTGCCGGCGACGGAGCCCAGCGTGTCGGGGGAGTACCTCGCCGCGAGCGCGGTGACGGCGGCCCGGGCGGGCTCGACGCGCGTGCGCAGCCGCTGCGCCTCGCGCTGGTGGGCCTCGATGGCGTCGTCGACGCGGGCCTCGATGGCGCGCAGCCGGTCGAACGCGTCCTTCTGCTGGTCGAGGGCGTCCTCGACCTGCCCGCACAGCCGCAGGATCTGCGCGGACGTGGCGCGCACCTGCTCCTCGGTGTCGGGGACGTCGTCGTCGAGCGTCTGGCGCAGCCGGAAGGCCTCGGTGAGCGTCTGCTTGCCCTGCGCGAGGACCGTCTCGAACTCGCGCGTGGGCTCGGTGCCGAACTGCGCCTGCGCGAACCCCAGCTCCTCCTCGGACGAGCGCAGCGCGTCGTCGAGCGCGACGAGCGCAGACGCCGAGCGGTGGTCCAGCTCTGCGGTCGGCAGGGCCGCGAACTCGTCCGCCGCGCCCGCGACGCGCGTCGCCCCCGCGGTGTCGCGCAGCACGCCCGCGGGCCGCTGGGTGCGGCGGCGCAGGAACGTGAACAGCAGCACCGCGCCGATGACGGCGGCACCGACGAGCAGCAGCGCGGTCAGCGCGCCGCCGGAGATCCCGCCGCCTGACGTGGCGCCGGAGGCGCGCCCGCCCGCCGCCTCGACGATCCCGTCGGCGGCCGCGACCGCGGCGCCGTCCCAGTCGCCGTCCGACAGCTCGGTCCGGACGTCGTCCGCGACCCGGTCGAGCTGCGCGGGCGTGATCGAGCCGAGCGAGGTGGGGGCCAGCGTGTACTGCGCGTCCTCGACGGCGACGGCGAGCACGGCGTCCGACTGCCCGAGCCCCGACTCCTCGGCGGTGCGCTGCACCCACGTCTCCGCGCCGAGGCCGTCGAACGTGTCGACGTAGACCACGGTCAGCCGGTACGGGGTCTCCTGCCCGACGCGGTCCACGGCCTGCTGCACGGCCGCCGGGTCCTGGAGCACACCGGCGCGGTCGACGACGGTCTCGCCCCCGAGGTCGAACGGCGCCTGCGCGGCGGCGCCTCCTGCTCCGGCGACGACGATCACCGCGCCGGCGGCGAGGGCGCAGAGCGGGCGGAGGGCGCGACGGGCCAGGGGCACGTGTCGATCCTTTCTCAGGGTGTCACCCAGGGCAACGCGACACCGGTGCGGGAGGTTCCGGCGGGGTCCCGCGTGTCGCAGCCCGCAGGCCCGGTCAGCGCACCCGGAAGCCGGCGCGGTACAGGTCGCGCAGGAGGCCGACCTCGCCGGCCGTGCGACTCAGCGGACGTCGACGTACCGGTGCCAGGACTGCGTGACGTACGACGTCGTGTAGCCGGAGGACAGGTACAGGTCCGCCGCACCCGTGGGGGAGTCCGCGTCGACCTCGAGCCCGACGTACGCCCGGCCGCGCTCGGCGGCGTCCGTGACGACCGCGTCGAGGAGCGAGCGCGCGACGCCGCGACCGCGGGCCTCCCGCCGGACGCCGAGGTACTCGACGTAGCTGCCCACCGCGCGGCCACCGGCGTCGGTCGACGCGCTCGCGATGAGCACCCCGACCGCCTGCGGCTCGTCACCGTCGACGAGCTCGGCGAGCCACCAGTGGTCCCACCGGTGACCCGGGTCCGACCGCAGCCGGGCGAGGAACTCGTCGAACGTCTCCTCGTGGTAGTTGAAGTGGTCGCCGAACGCCTGCTCGAGGACGTCGTGCGCCGCTGCCAGGTCGCGCGTCCCGGGCATCGCGCCCTCCTCGCGGTCCAGCCGGCGGACCACCACGCCCGGGCCGGTGGGGCGCAGGCCGTGGTCGGAGTCGACCACCGGGCGGCGCATCTGCCACCACGTCCGGACGTGCTCGTAGCCCGCGGCGGCGAGCCGGCGCTGGTGGCGCGCGTCGGGCTCGAAGGCGCCGCTGTCGAGCTGCGTGCGGGTCAGCCCCCGGGCGCGCGCCTGCGCCACACCGGCGCCCTCGGCCCACGCGAAGAGCACCGCCGCGACCTCGTCACCCGTCGCGTCGTCGAGCTCGGGGTCGACGACGACGGCCACGAGCACGCGACCCGCGGCACGGTCCTGCGCGGTCGCCCACCCGCGCGCGGCACCGGAGGCGTCCCGCACCACCATGTGCGCGCGGCTGGCGGCTGCGTCCCCCGTGAGCTCGGCGCGGGTCGCGTCGAGCCCCGCCGACTCCGCACCCCGCGCGGCGACCTCGTGCCGTGCGCGCAACGCGTGCAGTTCGGCCACGTCGTCCGGTCCTGGCAGGGCGGCGTGCCACCCGGCGGGCAGAGCTGTCGACAGGAGGTCAGGGTCCAGCAGCAGAGAGGTCATCGATCCCTAGTTTCTCGCAGGTCCGCGCCCGCGTGCGCCGACCCCGGGTGCGGTACGGCGCCCGCACCGGCGAAGTGGGCACATCTGCGTCGTGCCGAGCATGGAGTGGTCACACGTGCGACCACGTCCGCGGTGGGTTCAGCGGGGCGTGAGCTCAGCGGGCGTGGGGTTCAGCGGGCGACGCCCAGGTCCTCGGCGTCGACGATCGTGTAGGCGTAGCCCTGCTCCGCCAGGAAGCGCTGGCGGTGGGCGGCGAAGTCCTGGTCGACGGTGTCGCGCGCGACGACGGTGTAGAAGTGCGCCGTCTTGCCGTCGGCCTTGGGGCGCATGATCCGGCCGAGGCGCTGGGCCTCCTCCTGGCGCGAGCCGAACGACCCGGAGACCTGGATGGCGACCGACGCCTCGGGCAGGTCGATCGAGAAGTTCGCGACCTTGGACACCACCAGCGTCGTGATCTCGCCCGTGCGGAAGGCCTCGAACAGGCGCTGGCGCTCGCGGACGGTCGTCTCCCCGGTGATGAGGTCGGCTCCCAGGTGCTCGGCCAGGTCGTGCAGCTGGTCGAGGTACTGGCCGATGACGAGCGTCTGCTCACCGGCGTGCTTCGACACCAGCGAGTCGACGACCCGGTTCTTGCCCGCGGCGGTCGCCGCGAGCCGGTACCGGTCCTCGGGCTCGGCGGTCGCGTACGTCATGCGCTCGTGGTCCGGCAGCGTCAGGCGCACCTCGACGCACTCGGCGGGGGCGATGTACCCCTGGGACTCGATGTCCTTCCACGGCGCGTCGAACCGCTTGGGGCCGATGAGGGAGAACACCTCGTCCTCGCGGCCGTCCTCGCGCACGAGCGTCGCCGTCAGCCCCAGGCGGCGGCGCGCCTGCAGGTTCGCGGTCATGCGGAAGATCGGCGCCGGCAGCAGGTGGACCTCGTCGTAGACGATGAGGCCCCAGTCGCGGGCGTCCAGCAGCTCGAGGTGCGTGTAGACGCCCTTCCGCTTGGTCGTCAGCACCTGGTACGTCGCGATCGTGACGGGCCGGACCTCCTTGCGGGTGCCGGAGTACTCGCCGATCTCGTCCTCGGTCAGCGTCGTGCGCTTGACGAGCTCGTCGCGCCACTGCCGCGCGGAGACGGTGTTGGTCACCAGGATCAGAGTGGTGGTCGACGAGCGCGCCATCGCACCCGCGCCGACGAGCGTCTTGCCGGCCCCGCAGGGCAGCACCACGACACCCGACCCGCCGTGGAAGAACCCGTCGACGGCCTGCTTCTGGTACGGCCGCAGCGACCAGCCGTCCTCCAGCAGCCCGATCTCGTGGGCCTCGCCGTTGACGTACCCGGCGAGGTCCTCCGCCGGCCAGCCGAGCTTGACCAGCACCTGCTTGATGTTGCCCCGTTCGGACGGGTGCACGATCACGTCGGTGC of Cellulomonas dongxiuzhuiae contains these proteins:
- a CDS encoding PspA/IM30 family protein; the encoded protein is MTEKQSIFGRIAQLTRANINALIDQAEDPQKMLDQLVRDFTGSIADAEKAIAQSIGNLRLAEQDYNEDVAAARDWGQKAVAASSRADQFRAAGDAANADKFDNLAKIAIGKQLAAEQEVRDAEPVIASQRDTVDKLKSGLAVMKDRLAQLKSRRDTLVARQKSAQAQRQVQEAIGSINVLDPTSEIARFEEKVRREEAYAAGQAELAASSLDAQFAELESAGTEIEIEARLAALKQGANPREIEATTVTPEIGTGTSDA
- a CDS encoding TPM domain-containing protein: MPLARRALRPLCALAAGAVIVVAGAGGAAAQAPFDLGGETVVDRAGVLQDPAAVQQAVDRVGQETPYRLTVVYVDTFDGLGAETWVQRTAEESGLGQSDAVLAVAVEDAQYTLAPTSLGSITPAQLDRVADDVRTELSDGDWDGAAVAAADGIVEAAGGRASGATSGGGISGGALTALLLVGAAVIGAVLLFTFLRRRTQRPAGVLRDTAGATRVAGAADEFAALPTAELDHRSASALVALDDALRSSEEELGFAQAQFGTEPTREFETVLAQGKQTLTEAFRLRQTLDDDVPDTEEQVRATSAQILRLCGQVEDALDQQKDAFDRLRAIEARVDDAIEAHQREAQRLRTRVEPARAAVTALAARYSPDTLGSVAGNPDQAARLLDDVDAALTQARARSAQGDKGGAVGFARAAEEALAQATTMLDAVASADSELAAAGARLEAGIASITADLADAARLAPGDPQVAPHAQEARAAVETAQAARSGTGDPLAALRRLTTAEAALDAALAPRRDAEERGRRALALLDDTLGRLDSAVRATTDYISTRRGAVGPQARTRLAEADRLRLRALDQRTTDPEAALATAQRGEQLVAEAQRLARTDVEHAQRYDDDDHHRGQGGGTDVGGMILGGILIDSILRGGGRGGGGWGGGGGSWGGGGFGGGGRGGGFGGGFGGGGGFGGGGRGGGF
- a CDS encoding GNAT family N-acetyltransferase, which codes for MTSLLLDPDLLSTALPAGWHAALPGPDDVAELHALRARHEVAARGAESAGLDATRAELTGDAAASRAHMVVRDASGAARGWATAQDRAAGRVLVAVVVDPELDDATGDEVAAVLFAWAEGAGVAQARARGLTRTQLDSGAFEPDARHQRRLAAAGYEHVRTWWQMRRPVVDSDHGLRPTGPGVVVRRLDREEGAMPGTRDLAAAHDVLEQAFGDHFNYHEETFDEFLARLRSDPGHRWDHWWLAELVDGDEPQAVGVLIASASTDAGGRAVGSYVEYLGVRREARGRGVARSLLDAVVTDAAERGRAYVGLEVDADSPTGAADLYLSSGYTTSYVTQSWHRYVDVR
- a CDS encoding DNA repair helicase XPB, with product MPDGPLIVQSDKTLLLEVDHDQADACRRAIAPFAELERAPEHVHTYRLTPLGLWNARAAGHDAEQVVDTLLEFSRYPVPHALLVDVAETMSRYGRLQLVQDPVHGLVLHALDAAVLAEVMKSRRTAGLLGERIDSTDVIVHPSERGNIKQVLVKLGWPAEDLAGYVNGEAHEIGLLEDGWSLRPYQKQAVDGFFHGGSGVVVLPCGAGKTLVGAGAMARSSTTTLILVTNTVSARQWRDELVKRTTLTEDEIGEYSGTRKEVRPVTIATYQVLTTKRKGVYTHLELLDARDWGLIVYDEVHLLPAPIFRMTANLQARRRLGLTATLVREDGREDEVFSLIGPKRFDAPWKDIESQGYIAPAECVEVRLTLPDHERMTYATAEPEDRYRLAATAAGKNRVVDSLVSKHAGEQTLVIGQYLDQLHDLAEHLGADLITGETTVRERQRLFEAFRTGEITTLVVSKVANFSIDLPEASVAIQVSGSFGSRQEEAQRLGRIMRPKADGKTAHFYTVVARDTVDQDFAAHRQRFLAEQGYAYTIVDAEDLGVAR